DNA sequence from the Methanolobus sp. ZRKC5 genome:
ATGACTGCTAAGGTCAAGGAAATTATGACCCGCGATCTTATAACTGTAGATTCAGAAACTTCGCTTTATGATGCTGTGAAGGTTTTTGACGAACACGACATCGGTTTTTTACTGGTTTCGTTCGACGGTGAGCCAAAAGGCGTCCTGTCCAAAAAGGATGTCTTCCACGAATTGATAGTTTATTAAAACTATTTTCTTCTTTTCTGAAGCTCGGTGGCAATTTCTTCGAGAGTTATTCCCTCAGCCACAAACATCACCATGAGGTGAAAAAGAAGATCTGATGATTCGTATATGATCTCTTCTCTTTTTCCGCTTTTCACAGCAAGTATAGTTTCAATTGATTCTTCCCCTACTTTTTCCAGTATTTTGTCAATACCTTTTCTGTGGTCGAGCAAGGAGCATACGTATGAATTCTCAACAGGGTTCTCTTTCCTGTCTTTTATGATCCCATATAATTCATTAAAAATTGAGATATCAGTATCTTGCATGATTAATCCTTTTCAAATATATGGTAATCATATTACATCTTTATGGTGCAAAGCCACTATTAAAGTTGAAAATCTTAAAAAGAAGTCTTAGTGACGTTGGTTGTAATCCACACACAATATGACGGGGTAGTGTTGGTTATTCCAACGTCTGAAACTATCATATAAATTTGAGTAATATATCTTTTGTGGTCTCTCATTGAAAAAAGAAAGATATCAGATCTTCCTTGGATCTGTTATCTCTCCGGTGAGTGCGGACGCTGCTGCTGTTGCAGGTGAACTCAGGTACACAAAGGACTGTGGGCTTCCTTCTCGTCCCTTGAAGTTACGGTTGGATGTTGCAAGTCCGACCTCACCATCACCGAGAAGGCCGAAAGAACCACCCATACATGGACCACAACATGGAGATTCTACCATTGCTCCTGCTTCCATGAATTGCTCTATATATCCCGCCCTGAGAACCTTCATGTATTCTGTCCTTGATGCAGGGATGATAAGGAGTCTTACTCCTTTTGCAACAGGCTCATCACCCATCATCTTGGCAACAACTTCAATATCTTCAAAACGTCCGTTGGTACAGGAACCTACGAATACCTGATCTACTTTTGTGCCTTCAACTTCTGTTACAGGTTTAACGTTGTCCACATTGTGGGGACATGCGACCTGTGGTTCAAGGTTGCTGACATCGTACTTATGAAGCTCACATTCAGCACCTTCATCTGATGCCCAGTATGGATCGAACTCATAGTCCGGTATGC
Encoded proteins:
- the hisE gene encoding phosphoribosyl-ATP diphosphatase, with the translated sequence MQDTDISIFNELYGIIKDRKENPVENSYVCSLLDHRKGIDKILEKVGEESIETILAVKSGKREEIIYESSDLLFHLMVMFVAEGITLEEIATELQKRRK